Proteins encoded together in one Nostoc sp. PCC 7524 window:
- the cas6 gene encoding CRISPR-associated endoribonuclease Cas6, whose product MPHSLVLNLLPQSPIPPHYLTGRHLHALFLTLVSSVDRQLGDRLHDSTADKAFTLSPLQIVRRQQRSQYKSHYAASNSLQHSHQQPIPAGTPCWWRVSLLDDTLFSQLTPLWLNLNPEHPWHLGSADLYITSIQGTPQSTQPWANACTYEQLYEEASESERTLNLAFCTPTAFRQGHFDTTLPTRECVFNSLLSRWNKYSGIEFTQIAIESIFPSFIDIHTEILADSRSKFIGLIGEVNYRILGEAEPIQIKQLNALADFALYAGVGRKTTMGMGMIRRL is encoded by the coding sequence ATGCCTCACAGTCTAGTCCTTAACCTCCTTCCTCAGTCGCCGATTCCGCCGCACTATCTCACAGGTAGACATTTACACGCGTTATTTTTAACCCTTGTCAGTTCTGTAGATCGACAATTGGGCGATCGCTTACATGATTCTACCGCAGACAAAGCCTTCACCCTCTCGCCTCTGCAAATAGTTAGGAGACAACAGCGCAGTCAATATAAATCTCACTATGCTGCTAGCAATAGCTTACAACATTCACATCAACAGCCAATCCCAGCCGGAACTCCTTGTTGGTGGCGTGTTTCTCTACTGGATGACACCTTATTTAGTCAGCTAACTCCATTGTGGCTCAATCTCAACCCGGAACATCCTTGGCATTTGGGTTCAGCAGATTTATATATTACCAGCATTCAAGGCACACCCCAATCAACGCAACCTTGGGCGAATGCTTGTACTTATGAGCAATTGTATGAGGAAGCTAGTGAGAGCGAACGCACTCTTAACTTAGCTTTCTGCACACCCACAGCTTTCCGCCAAGGACATTTCGATACGACTCTTCCCACTAGAGAATGTGTTTTTAATTCCCTACTTTCGCGGTGGAATAAATATAGTGGAATAGAATTTACTCAAATTGCAATTGAGTCAATTTTTCCTTCTTTTATTGATATCCATACGGAAATATTAGCTGATTCCCGCAGTAAATTTATTGGACTTATTGGGGAAGTAAATTATCGAATTTTAGGTGAAGCTGAACCGATACAAATTAAGCAACTGAATGCTTTAGCTGACTTTGCCTTATATGCAGGTGTGGGGCGTAAAACAACTATGGGAATGGGAATGATTAGAAGGTTGTGA
- the cas7d gene encoding type I-D CRISPR-associated protein Cas7/Csc2, whose translation MSFLKTTDSKLFHDVIPYKPMGKYAHFLTIRITESYPLFQTDSELNKARVRAGVKDKTTISRLSMFKRKQSTPERLVGRELLRNYGLMTAEECEYNVAFAMDNPDCIIYGFAIGDSGSEKSKVVVDTAYSITAFDDSHETFTLNAPYENGTMAAKGEKKSDGKLDGEIGTVTARINQQDHIRPQVFFPSIVTLKDPTEASFLYVFNNILRTRHYGAQTTRTGRVRNELIGVVFADGEITSNLRWTQAIYDQMKANNSLNSPDPLDEDEVINAAKNAIATLMSEEFIVHTDFIGDAFEPLLKEVKNLTANETGIKSILQKADAEAKAYASKHISKKKTAAKAGKE comes from the coding sequence ATGTCATTTCTAAAAACAACTGACTCAAAATTATTCCATGATGTAATTCCCTACAAACCGATGGGTAAATATGCTCACTTTCTAACCATTCGTATTACCGAATCTTATCCACTATTTCAAACAGATAGTGAATTAAATAAAGCACGAGTAAGAGCCGGAGTCAAAGATAAAACTACGATTAGCCGTTTGTCAATGTTCAAGCGTAAGCAATCAACGCCAGAACGTCTAGTAGGTCGAGAGTTACTACGTAACTATGGTTTAATGACTGCTGAAGAATGCGAATATAACGTAGCTTTTGCAATGGATAATCCTGATTGTATTATTTACGGTTTCGCCATTGGTGATTCTGGTTCAGAAAAATCAAAGGTTGTTGTAGATACAGCATATTCTATCACAGCATTTGATGACTCCCATGAAACTTTTACTCTGAATGCTCCTTATGAAAATGGAACAATGGCAGCAAAAGGAGAGAAAAAATCAGATGGTAAATTAGATGGTGAGATAGGTACAGTGACAGCTAGGATTAATCAACAAGACCACATTAGACCACAAGTATTCTTCCCTAGCATTGTCACCCTCAAAGACCCCACAGAAGCCAGCTTCCTTTACGTTTTTAACAACATTCTGCGGACACGCCACTATGGAGCGCAAACAACCCGTACAGGTAGGGTAAGAAATGAGTTAATTGGTGTTGTATTTGCTGATGGCGAAATTACCAGTAATCTACGCTGGACTCAAGCCATATATGACCAAATGAAAGCTAATAATTCTTTAAATTCTCCTGATCCTTTGGATGAAGACGAAGTAATTAATGCTGCTAAAAATGCCATTGCAACTTTGATGTCTGAAGAATTTATTGTGCATACTGACTTTATCGGCGATGCTTTTGAACCTCTATTAAAAGAAGTGAAAAACCTCACTGCAAATGAAACAGGAATTAAAAGCATATTACAAAAAGCTGATGCAGAAGCTAAGGCTTACGCTAGTAAACACATTAGTAAGAAGAAAACTGCTGCGAAAGCGGGGAAAGAGTGA
- the cas10d gene encoding type I-D CRISPR-associated protein Cas10d/Csc3, whose translation MTDIDWLSGDFGFDGDGSRTIETQGELLSLKLLREAIQAQNPDDSVMADFAEYVLPNLLRIAIGVTAKGGKYFDAIDQQREAEGKTKVRRDNAADQSLNTHLLNGLFPANLIERRLQQLDTTVRRVVKERERRLVIAGFILHDFEKFPDVPNDCRKLPLAEHRPIIDTKVRQLGLDKFINPENPEAYQEYIDDLLCMAYNAQSRWDTNWNFSEFGLNPVLRDRTLRQLSGLTLLADSLASIVKHPQDAEHPKLKEVLHFLSDGQLKLTYHSIAENRGVLTNVVNNALIQAHTSLNTDEHTYYEPLLYLPTGVIYLAARYAPPISPQDLPDRVVDNIKSLCAGQLRLRQTGFGRDGKGMKYAEYYNLFFDSPGLMQVALDATLRILNPNKVSVAKSRSDNLIKFQKQGVLPADYDFKFDDDIRIDQIAEFGDLVSRKIWDETVHRIADIRKKDKKLPEVPALDLTHKVAEFWNLTGYLPQIIKIQRINESLKENKLKGNTGGVPYEWYYLAAKYLENHPGIESVRQTCQEVIQYLTGLISPIISQYELPDGWDDLRLWVSRVVMLSNTNQEASAKTQVDTFLAELNNYNAAKKPGRGKQLICSISHSAYTVTEQMESAVLFTPQVYTNKQMLGGSNSKRNISSIAGVEMMLRQILMNQTQAVGKRFEDGKYRYLYFYPTYYFTPETNKFLQKAYNGIAQTRFDTSVRNHFISKDLQANLERENYQSVDAFLIDENLERDKDRTFKLSYPDDQPLTFYFMALPPGRDSTDTESWIMPSWLAFAFPMILDVKTVVSESPIPPFNDGAEFEESVFLDSAPHAFRALVRRDRFRLDYILEGWEDNGIQYAAPLNVLTAAYAIHLDVNARQGKSGYDANWGKFTELAKDFETSPLYVFSYLNRWVRNQKLDALSLSKIKLYAHHFYPCFDPYAKYDFQLEKWTMAEESHLHHPKKLTDLYRKFYRAKSSKGKPIKSNAILKPIDEAAETIIKADKSCFQGEVLVDAVAAKIFKLMERVRNSTAEGRWVITHRDEERDAILDFARYFVLEVFEKCFAGDRARLAGRQLNLLKDTCEFLYRLENDKERRDKANKSNAEIYEDEDGDEDEK comes from the coding sequence GCACAAAATCCTGATGATTCCGTAATGGCAGATTTCGCTGAGTATGTGTTACCAAATCTATTACGCATAGCGATTGGTGTCACTGCTAAAGGTGGTAAGTATTTTGATGCAATTGACCAGCAAAGAGAAGCTGAAGGAAAAACTAAAGTTAGACGAGATAATGCTGCTGATCAATCGTTGAATACACACTTATTAAATGGGTTATTTCCTGCTAATTTAATTGAGAGACGTTTACAGCAGCTTGATACTACAGTCCGGCGAGTGGTGAAAGAAAGAGAACGGCGATTAGTAATTGCTGGGTTTATTTTACATGACTTTGAAAAGTTCCCTGATGTACCGAATGATTGCCGGAAGTTACCGTTAGCAGAACATCGCCCAATTATTGATACCAAAGTCCGCCAATTAGGACTGGATAAATTTATCAATCCAGAGAATCCAGAGGCTTATCAAGAATATATTGATGATTTACTGTGCATGGCTTATAATGCACAAAGTCGCTGGGATACTAACTGGAATTTTTCAGAGTTTGGGTTGAATCCAGTATTGCGCGATCGCACCTTGCGACAACTATCAGGTTTAACTTTATTAGCCGACTCTCTCGCCTCAATTGTTAAACATCCCCAAGACGCAGAACACCCAAAACTTAAAGAAGTTCTGCACTTTTTAAGTGATGGACAATTAAAGCTTACCTATCACAGCATTGCTGAAAATAGAGGCGTTTTAACTAATGTAGTTAACAATGCTTTAATTCAGGCTCATACAAGCCTGAATACAGATGAGCATACCTACTATGAACCTTTGTTATATCTGCCAACTGGCGTAATTTATTTAGCTGCGCGTTATGCGCCTCCTATTTCACCGCAAGACTTACCAGACAGAGTAGTTGATAATATTAAATCGCTTTGTGCAGGACAACTGCGCCTGAGACAAACAGGTTTTGGTAGAGATGGGAAAGGCATGAAATATGCCGAATATTACAACTTATTTTTTGATTCTCCTGGCTTGATGCAGGTAGCTTTAGATGCAACTTTACGCATCTTAAACCCAAACAAAGTTTCAGTTGCTAAAAGTCGCAGTGATAATTTAATTAAATTTCAAAAACAAGGCGTTTTACCTGCTGACTATGACTTTAAATTTGATGATGATATCCGCATTGATCAAATAGCTGAGTTTGGTGATTTAGTTAGTCGCAAAATTTGGGATGAAACGGTACATCGGATTGCGGATATTCGCAAGAAAGATAAAAAGTTACCGGAAGTACCAGCTTTAGATTTAACGCACAAAGTTGCAGAATTTTGGAATTTGACAGGATACTTACCTCAAATTATAAAAATTCAACGCATCAACGAAAGTCTCAAAGAAAACAAATTAAAAGGAAATACGGGAGGTGTACCCTATGAATGGTATTATCTGGCTGCTAAATATTTAGAAAATCATCCTGGGATTGAGAGTGTTCGTCAAACTTGTCAGGAAGTGATTCAATATCTCACAGGTTTAATTTCACCCATCATTTCACAGTACGAATTACCCGATGGTTGGGATGATTTAAGGCTGTGGGTATCACGAGTTGTGATGTTATCCAATACAAATCAAGAAGCATCAGCTAAAACTCAAGTCGATACATTTTTAGCGGAGTTAAATAACTATAATGCTGCAAAAAAACCAGGACGAGGAAAACAATTAATCTGCTCAATATCCCATTCTGCTTATACAGTGACAGAACAGATGGAATCGGCAGTTTTATTTACTCCTCAAGTTTATACAAATAAGCAAATGTTAGGAGGTTCTAACTCCAAGCGCAACATCTCCAGTATTGCGGGTGTAGAGATGATGCTGAGGCAAATTTTAATGAATCAAACGCAAGCTGTGGGTAAACGATTTGAAGATGGAAAATATCGCTATCTTTATTTCTACCCGACTTATTATTTCACACCAGAAACCAATAAGTTTTTACAAAAAGCCTACAACGGAATTGCTCAAACTCGCTTTGATACTAGCGTCCGTAACCACTTTATTAGTAAAGATTTACAGGCAAACTTAGAACGAGAAAATTACCAAAGTGTAGACGCTTTCTTAATTGATGAAAACTTAGAACGTGACAAAGACCGGACATTTAAACTGTCTTATCCTGATGACCAACCTTTAACATTTTACTTCATGGCATTACCGCCAGGACGAGATAGCACCGATACCGAATCTTGGATAATGCCTAGTTGGTTGGCGTTTGCTTTCCCGATGATTTTAGATGTTAAAACTGTGGTGTCTGAGTCACCAATTCCACCGTTTAATGATGGTGCAGAATTTGAAGAAAGCGTGTTTCTGGATAGTGCGCCTCATGCTTTCCGTGCATTAGTCAGACGCGATCGCTTCCGTCTAGATTACATCCTGGAGGGTTGGGAAGACAACGGCATTCAATACGCCGCACCTCTGAATGTGCTTACCGCCGCCTATGCAATTCACCTGGATGTGAATGCTAGACAAGGTAAATCTGGTTATGATGCCAACTGGGGTAAATTTACGGAACTAGCAAAGGATTTTGAAACCAGTCCTTTGTACGTCTTTTCTTACCTCAATCGTTGGGTACGTAACCAAAAACTTGATGCTCTAAGTTTGAGTAAAATCAAGCTTTATGCTCACCACTTTTACCCTTGTTTTGACCCTTATGCTAAATATGATTTTCAATTGGAGAAATGGACTATGGCAGAAGAATCACACTTGCATCATCCCAAAAAATTAACTGACCTTTACCGCAAATTCTACAGAGCAAAATCTAGTAAAGGAAAACCAATAAAGTCTAATGCTATCTTGAAACCAATTGATGAGGCTGCTGAAACTATTATCAAAGCTGACAAAAGTTGTTTTCAAGGCGAAGTATTAGTTGATGCTGTGGCAGCCAAGATTTTCAAATTGATGGAGAGAGTCCGTAATTCAACAGCAGAGGGACGTTGGGTTATCACTCATCGTGATGAGGAAAGAGATGCAATTTTAGATTTTGCACGATATTTTGTTTTAGAAGTATTTGAAAAATGTTTTGCTGGTGATCGCGCTCGTTTAGCAGGTCGTCAACTGAACCTCTTAAAAGATACTTGTGAATTTCTATATCGTTTAGAAAATGATAAGGAACGCCGTGATAAAGCTAATAAATCTAATGCTGAAATTTATGAAGATGAGGATGGGGATGAGGATGAAAAATAA
- the cas4 gene encoding CRISPR-associated protein Cas4, giving the protein MNNQDFTNFLSPKSSNLSPVTCNLSPSNLSPEEYIPIAALNQYSYCPHRCWRMFCAGEFIDNQYTIEGTSLHDRVHTVGTGQREEIWQIRAIWLKSEQYKLIGKADLIESENGEWYPVEYKRGRKGEWDNDELQVCAQALCLEEMTGKSISTGYIYYAHSHQRQLVEINAELRQSAIATIEAVQMLLFTGAMPKPIKTKRCDGCSLYQQCLPQSSEKVKHYQEAS; this is encoded by the coding sequence ATGAATAATCAAGACTTCACTAATTTCCTTTCACCTAAATCATCTAATCTGTCACCTGTAACCTGTAACCTATCACCTTCTAATCTGTCACCTGAAGAATATATTCCAATTGCAGCGTTAAACCAATATTCTTACTGTCCGCATCGCTGTTGGCGAATGTTTTGTGCAGGAGAGTTTATTGATAATCAATACACAATTGAAGGCACAAGTTTACACGATCGCGTGCATACTGTTGGTACAGGACAACGGGAAGAAATCTGGCAAATTCGCGCTATTTGGTTGAAATCAGAGCAGTACAAACTTATCGGTAAAGCTGATTTAATTGAATCCGAAAATGGGGAATGGTATCCAGTCGAATACAAACGCGGACGGAAAGGTGAATGGGATAACGATGAATTACAAGTCTGCGCTCAAGCTTTGTGTTTAGAAGAAATGACCGGAAAATCTATCAGCACAGGCTATATTTACTATGCACATTCACATCAACGTCAATTAGTAGAAATTAACGCTGAATTACGCCAAAGTGCGATCGCTACTATTGAAGCCGTCCAAATGCTGCTATTTACAGGCGCAATGCCCAAACCTATCAAAACTAAACGCTGTGATGGATGCAGTTTATATCAGCAATGTCTACCACAATCTAGCGAAAAAGTCAAACATTATCAAGAAGCTAGTTAA
- a CDS encoding 2OG-Fe(II) oxygenase, with product MKHYQQQPNAFPSDYLKHLWGEIHACPYFAINNLNRDFVGTKGFSVVFQKSHISKVEQQFPYFKPYLDLALLPECNAFYLNPLLLKEGSRVDPHIDRSLRSYCKTIEPPTVVSVLYVRVPPDMEGGELVLKSHKRQLGQIKPQMNTLVYFQGDLTHSVNAVKTPGNRLSLVCEQYTLSGTELVEIPEFTVESRVAQSTTKKRKYASQSSP from the coding sequence GTGAAACACTATCAACAACAACCAAACGCCTTTCCCAGTGACTATCTTAAGCACTTGTGGGGAGAAATTCACGCTTGTCCTTACTTTGCTATTAACAACCTCAACCGCGATTTTGTGGGGACTAAAGGTTTCTCTGTGGTGTTTCAAAAATCGCATATATCCAAGGTAGAGCAACAATTCCCCTACTTTAAGCCTTACTTAGATTTGGCTCTTTTACCTGAATGTAACGCTTTTTACCTCAATCCTTTACTACTGAAAGAAGGCTCTCGCGTTGATCCGCATATCGATCGCTCTCTGCGTTCTTATTGTAAAACTATTGAGCCGCCTACAGTGGTTAGCGTGCTATATGTACGCGTACCACCTGATATGGAAGGGGGGGAATTAGTTCTTAAATCCCACAAACGCCAACTTGGACAAATTAAACCGCAAATGAATACTTTAGTTTACTTCCAAGGTGATTTAACTCACTCTGTCAACGCTGTTAAAACCCCTGGAAATCGCCTGAGTTTAGTTTGCGAGCAGTATACTTTAAGCGGTACTGAACTCGTAGAAATACCAGAGTTTACAGTAGAGTCCAGAGTTGCTCAGTCTACGACTAAAAAACGAAAATATGCCTCACAGTCTAGTCCTTAA
- a CDS encoding four helix bundle protein, with product MKIESYRDLIVWQKSMDMVVQIYQLTTSFPHTEIYRITSQITRAAVSVPANIAEGHGRCSSKNDYAHFLAISKGSLMETETFLMLAVRLNYLTLDQANPTLSLITEISKMITSLRNRILKS from the coding sequence GTGAAAATTGAGTCATATCGAGATTTAATTGTCTGGCAAAAATCAATGGATATGGTGGTTCAGATATATCAATTAACTACAAGTTTTCCACATACAGAAATATATCGAATCACATCACAAATTACTCGTGCAGCAGTATCTGTACCTGCAAATATAGCTGAAGGACACGGACGATGTAGCAGCAAAAATGATTATGCTCATTTTCTAGCAATATCTAAAGGTTCATTAATGGAAACAGAAACTTTTTTAATGCTGGCAGTCAGGCTCAATTATCTCACACTAGATCAAGCCAATCCAACATTATCTTTAATTACAGAAATCAGTAAAATGATCACCTCTCTTCGTAATCGCATATTAAAAAGCTAA
- the cas1d gene encoding type I-D CRISPR-associated endonuclease Cas1d, whose amino-acid sequence MGTVYITQEDAFIGKIDERLSVKFDKKVILDVPLIKIDGVVILGRATVSPAVISELLERHIPLTFLTENGRYLGRIEPEVTKNIFIRKAQWQAVGESPAAIHVVQGFVRGKLKNYRNILTRHQRECAEIDLSKHITHLEQAIAPIDNTHNINSLRGLEGAGSAAYFGCFNQLIRHPDFEFSHRLRRPPTDPVNSLLSFGYSLLRHDVQGAINIAGFDPYLGYLHCDRYGRPSLALDLMEEFRPLIVDAVVLSTLNKQLLTPTDFVTEPVSGAVSLTPEGRKTFLSLYQKKKQSEFKHPVMGRKCTYQEAFELQARLLAKYLMGETEKYPPLVLK is encoded by the coding sequence ATGGGTACAGTTTATATCACCCAAGAAGATGCCTTCATTGGCAAAATTGACGAACGCCTCAGCGTTAAATTCGATAAAAAAGTAATATTAGATGTGCCACTAATTAAAATAGATGGCGTAGTAATTTTAGGACGAGCTACAGTTTCACCCGCCGTCATTTCTGAACTATTAGAACGCCATATTCCCTTAACCTTCCTCACAGAAAATGGTCGGTATTTAGGACGCATAGAACCAGAAGTGACTAAGAATATTTTCATCAGAAAAGCCCAATGGCAAGCAGTTGGAGAATCACCCGCAGCAATTCATGTTGTCCAAGGTTTTGTGCGTGGTAAGTTGAAAAATTATCGAAATATCCTCACCCGTCACCAGCGTGAATGTGCAGAAATAGATTTATCTAAACATATTACACATCTAGAACAAGCGATCGCACCCATTGATAATACACATAATATCAACTCACTGCGAGGTCTAGAAGGTGCTGGAAGTGCAGCTTATTTTGGCTGTTTTAATCAACTCATTCGTCATCCAGATTTTGAATTTTCTCACCGTTTGCGCCGTCCTCCAACTGATCCGGTGAATTCTTTACTTAGTTTTGGCTATTCATTATTACGCCATGACGTACAAGGAGCAATTAATATTGCCGGATTTGATCCATATTTAGGATACCTGCATTGCGATCGCTATGGTAGACCCTCCCTAGCTCTAGACTTAATGGAAGAATTTCGTCCTCTAATAGTAGACGCAGTAGTGCTATCTACCTTAAATAAGCAATTACTAACACCCACAGATTTTGTTACTGAACCTGTAAGCGGTGCAGTTTCCCTGACACCAGAAGGGCGAAAAACTTTCTTGAGCTTATATCAAAAAAAGAAACAATCGGAATTTAAACACCCTGTGATGGGGCGCAAATGTACTTATCAAGAAGCTTTTGAACTCCAAGCGCGGTTACTGGCGAAATATCTCATGGGCGAAACGGAGAAATATCCGCCATTGGTTTTGAAATAG
- the cas5d gene encoding type I-D CRISPR-associated protein Cas5/Csc1, with product MVLIYRCQLELHDSLYYATREIGRLYETEPIIHNYALCYALGLVDSEIYYTTVSEEHSYRYFCPEQVPKYEEHLTPLNQQGIYVTPALAISHSAILNTWKYANNNYHVEMEKTQKNIPSFGRAKEIAPESEFEFFVISQKELKLPKWIRLGKWMSKAEVTVEELPKPKNTEGLFTCTHPLNPLDVMFTHQVISYDVVNMPPVSLIQNVQMRGQYYCFDDVKNLKIPARMEYRFKG from the coding sequence ATGGTATTGATTTACCGTTGTCAATTAGAATTACACGACAGTCTTTATTATGCCACGCGGGAAATTGGAAGATTATACGAAACAGAGCCAATAATTCATAATTACGCTCTCTGTTACGCGCTGGGATTAGTTGATAGTGAAATCTATTACACTACGGTGTCTGAAGAACATTCCTATCGCTATTTCTGTCCTGAACAAGTACCAAAATATGAGGAGCATTTAACGCCTCTAAATCAACAGGGTATTTATGTTACTCCCGCATTGGCTATTAGTCATTCTGCTATTCTCAATACATGGAAGTATGCTAACAATAATTACCATGTGGAAATGGAGAAAACCCAGAAGAATATCCCTAGTTTTGGGAGAGCGAAAGAAATAGCACCGGAAAGTGAATTTGAGTTTTTTGTCATCTCCCAAAAGGAACTCAAATTACCAAAGTGGATTCGTTTGGGTAAATGGATGAGTAAGGCTGAGGTGACGGTTGAAGAGTTACCAAAGCCTAAAAATACTGAAGGTTTATTTACTTGTACTCATCCTTTGAACCCTTTGGATGTGATGTTTACTCATCAAGTGATTAGCTATGATGTGGTAAATATGCCTCCAGTTAGTCTAATTCAAAATGTACAAATGCGAGGGCAATATTACTGTTTTGATGATGTGAAAAATTTGAAAATTCCGGCTCGGATGGAATATCGTTTTAAAGGTTAA
- the cas2 gene encoding CRISPR-associated endonuclease Cas2 → MKDELRKKVVISYDVPEDKRRTKIHKILKSYGQWVQYSVFECQLTDTQYAKLRSRLHKLIKPDTDSIRFYFLCACCFGKIERIGGEQPRDETIFFAECADG, encoded by the coding sequence GTGAAAGATGAATTAAGGAAGAAGGTGGTTATATCTTACGATGTGCCGGAGGATAAACGCCGCACTAAAATCCACAAAATCCTGAAATCCTATGGTCAATGGGTGCAGTATAGTGTGTTTGAGTGTCAACTGACTGATACTCAATATGCTAAATTGCGATCGCGCTTACACAAATTGATTAAACCAGATACCGACAGCATCCGCTTTTATTTTCTCTGTGCTTGCTGTTTTGGTAAAATCGAACGCATCGGTGGCGAACAACCCCGTGATGAGACGATTTTCTTTGCTGAATGCGCGGATGGGTAG